A genomic window from Sphingobacterium spiritivorum includes:
- the rpsR gene encoding 30S ribosomal protein S18 encodes MANENIQYVTAPKVEDNRKKYCRFKKNGIKYIDYKDANFLLKFVNDQGKILPRRLTGTSLKFQRKVAQAVKRARHIGLLPYVTDSLK; translated from the coding sequence ATGGCAAACGAAAACATCCAATACGTAACTGCTCCTAAAGTAGAGGACAACCGTAAAAAATATTGCCGTTTCAAAAAGAACGGTATCAAATACATTGACTACAAAGACGCAAACTTCCTTTTGAAATTTGTGAATGACCAAGGTAAAATTTTACCTCGTCGTCTTACTGGTACTTCATTGAAATTCCAACGTAAAGTTGCTCAAGCCGTTAAACGTGCTCGTCACATCGGTTTATTACCTTACGTTACTGACTCATTAAAATAA
- the rpsF gene encoding 30S ribosomal protein S6 yields MQQYESVIILTPLLSDDVAKEVIAKFKNILTEGGAEIVAEDNWGLKKLAYPIQKKTTGFYHLTEFKAPGELIRKIEIELRRDERVMRFLTIALDKHAIAYSEKKRSGAFNKKAETKTEEVAN; encoded by the coding sequence ATGCAACAGTACGAATCTGTAATCATTCTTACCCCGTTGCTTTCTGATGATGTTGCGAAAGAAGTAATCGCAAAATTCAAAAACATCTTAACAGAAGGCGGAGCCGAGATTGTCGCTGAAGACAATTGGGGTTTGAAAAAATTAGCGTATCCTATCCAGAAAAAAACAACTGGATTTTATCACTTAACTGAATTCAAGGCTCCAGGTGAATTAATCAGAAAAATTGAGATTGAATTGAGACGTGATGAGCGCGTAATGCGTTTCTTAACGATTGCATTAGACAAACATGCTATTGCATACAGCGAGAAAAAACGTAGCGGAGCATTCAACAAGAAAGCAGAAACTAAAACTGAGGAGGTAGCAAACTAA